Proteins from one Rosa chinensis cultivar Old Blush chromosome 7, RchiOBHm-V2, whole genome shotgun sequence genomic window:
- the LOC112175829 gene encoding glucose-6-phosphate 1-dehydrogenase, chloroplastic-like — translation MLVVWAVAPAVKPVENETAFKKLKDRLLSATSGSVEESKDASGFSFEESESTVSITVVGASGDLAKKKIFPALFALYYEGCLPKHFTICGYARSKMTDAELRTMVSKTLTCRIDQRENCGEKMDQFLERCFYYSGQYDSQDHFAQLDKKLKEHEAGRIPNRLFY, via the exons ATGTTGGTTGTGTGGGCAGTGGCTCCAGCAGTGAAGCCTGTTGAGAATGAAACTgctttcaagaaattgaaaGACAGGTTGCTGTCAGCTACGTCTGGGTCTGTGGAGGAAAGTAAAGACGCAAGTGGGTTTAGTTTTGAAGAATCTGAGTCTACTGTGAGTATTACTGTGGTTGGAGCATCTGGGGACCTTGCAAAGAAGAAGATATTCCCGGCTCTTTTCGCACTTTATTATGAGGGTTGCCTCCCTAAA CACTTTACTATTTGTGGTTATGCTCGGAGTAAGATGACTGATGCAGAGCTTAGAACCATGGTTAGCAAGACGCTTACTTGCAGAATTGACCAGAG GGAGAACTGTGGCGAAAAGATGGACCAATTTCTTGAAAGATGTTTCTACTACTCTGGTCAGTATGATTCACAGGATCACTTTGCACAGCTGGACAAGAAACTAAAGGAACATGAG GCTGGAAGAATTCCTAACCGCCTGTTCTATTAA